Genomic window (Streptomyces liliiviolaceus):
CTGACCGCGCCGCGCGCCGACATGCTCGGCCTCCCGGCCGCGAAGCTGCCCCAGCTGGCCGTGCTGACGCCGGTCCTGCAGGCGGCACCGGGCGCGACCCTGGGCGTCGCTCCGGGCCTGTAGGCACCGACAGCGCGGACAGGACGTATCCGAGGGGGCGGGGAATGCGGGTGAGAGTGGGGAACGGCACGCGGCGCGAGGTCCTGAGAGGGGTGCTCGCCGCGGCCGTGGCGGCAGCGGTGGCTCCGTTCGTCGCGGCATCGGCACCGACGCGCGGCGGGCCGTACGCGCCCGGTGGCCCCGCCGGTGGGCCGTACGCACAGGGTGGCCCCGCCGGTGGGCCGTCCCGCGAACTGGCCGACTTCGAGGCGCGGTTCGCCGGCGGGTTCGACGAGATGTACGGCGGATGCCGGATCCGCGGCTGCAAGGACGAGGCGGCCGGCGGCGTACGCCGGGCAGGGAACGCGCGCACGGCTCCCACCGGGGCCTGGCGGGTCACGGTGGACGACCGGCCGCTGCATCTCATGCGGCGGGCCGACGGCGGTTATCTGACGATGATCGACCACTACCAGGCGTACCCGACACCGCTGGCCGCCGCCCGCGCCGCCGTGGACGAACTGGGCGGCACGCTGCGGCTGCGCGCGGCCACCGCGGACGCGGAGCCGGGGGAGGGGCACGGACATGGCGTACACGCGTAAGAACGTGAGCGCGCTGACAGGTTCGGAGAAGCGCAGGCTCGTCGGCGCGTTCCTGGAGATCAAACGCACCGGCGAGTACGACGAATTCGTGCGCATGCACATCGACCACTATGTGTCGGACGGTGAGGACGGGCTGCGCGCGGCCCATATGACCCCCTCCTTCCTGCCCTGGCACCGGCGGTTCCTGCTGGACCTGGAGCGGGCGCTGCGCAGGGTGG
Coding sequences:
- a CDS encoding tyrosinase family oxidase copper chaperone, which codes for MRVRVGNGTRREVLRGVLAAAVAAAVAPFVAASAPTRGGPYAPGGPAGGPYAQGGPAGGPSRELADFEARFAGGFDEMYGGCRIRGCKDEAAGGVRRAGNARTAPTGAWRVTVDDRPLHLMRRADGGYLTMIDHYQAYPTPLAAARAAVDELGGTLRLRAATADAEPGEGHGHGVHA